Genomic segment of Nostoc sp. TCL240-02:
TCTATAATGTTGATCGACAAAACTACCAGATATAGGTGAAAAAACTAGTCTGGAAGGTTCTTTTAGTGTGTTCAGGGGACTGGATCTATGATTAAGCTCGGTTTATTGGTACAGTCCCAGAATAACTCTTTGGGTATCGGCAAAGTTACGGAAATATCTGATACCAATGCAAACGTTGAGTATTTTTGCTCTATAGGGCAGCGTCTTCAAAAAACTTTACCTTTAAGTTCTCTCTCTGAAGTCAGGCTTGAACCACAGGCTCGATGCTATATTAAGTACCAAACTCAGGATAAATGGATAGTTGGGAGAGTTTTCATTTGGGATGAAGATACAGAAATGTATCAAATTGATTTACCAGATAAGAAAACTGCGATCGCTACTGAAGAAGACATTTACGTTCGTTGTAATCTCCCAAACACAGACCCCATCGAAACTTTAGCGATGAAGGGTCACGAAACGCCTTACTTCCACGACAAAAGATTGGCTTTCGTCAAATCCTTGATTAAGCAACGCGCTGTCAGTCGCGGAATGACAGGACTGATTTCGGCAAATATTAATCTTTATCCTCACCAAGTTGAAGTTGTGCGGCGGGTACTGGAAGACCCAATTCAACGCTACTTGCTAGCAGACGAGGTGGGACTCGGAAAAACCATCGAAGCGGGTGCGATTCTGCGTCAATTCCTTTTGGATGAACCGAAAAAGGGTGCGGTGGTATTAGTTCCGCAATACTTGCTTAAACAATGGCGGACTGAGTTAGAAAACAAGTTTTACATTTCCCATTTTGGCAAACGGGTAGCGATGCTGGCGGTTGAAGATATTCATAAAATCAACCTGAAAGCGAGGATAGGCTGCTTAATTTTAGATGAAGCTCATCATATCGCAGCAATGGCGACTTCCAAAGATGCAACAGTGCGCCAGCGTTTTCAGACTTGTAAAGAACTTGCTCATAAAAGCGATCGCTTACTTTTATTATCTGCCACTCCTGTTCTCAATCATGAGCAAGATTTCTTGGCAATGTTGCACTTGCTCGACCCAGCAACCTATAAAATTGGTGATTTAGCAGGTTTTCGTGCCAAAGTTGAAAGCCGTCAGGAAATTGGTAGACTTCTGCTTTCTTTCAAAGAAGGTGCTGAACCCGTTGTTCTCAAAAGCAACTTGCAGCAACTACGAAACCTCTTAGCTGAGGATAAGTATTTCCTGAAGCTGGCGGATGATTTAGAAAATTGTTTACAAGCAAATTCTACCGAGCAAGATCAAATAGTCCAAGCGATTCGTACTCACGTCAGCGATATCTATCGACTACACCGCCGAATGCTTCGCAACCGTCGCGCGGCGGTAGAAGATGTGATATTTGACCGCAATTTTACACCCAAAGAAGAGTACGATTTAGACGAGCGATCGCCTGATATCCACGAACTCCTCAATCAATGGCGTAGTGTTGCTCCTGCTGAAAAGCCATATCAGCGAATTTTTCTGCTGTTATTTCTAGCGGCTGGTACTTGGTTAGGCATTTTAGAGCAGTTAATTACCGCCCGCTTAACTGGTAAGCCTGATGCTAAACTCATCCAGGAGTTTAAAGAAGATGATCTTCGCGTCTTAACTACAACCCCCAAATTCTTTGAGGAAGAAGAGATTCTGCAATCCTTCCTTAAAATTATTCGTCAACCCCAAGAAGACGGAGGACGGACGGAAAATTTAAAAACTGTACTGCTGAATCAGCTAGGTACATACTTCAAAATTCCCGCAAACGTTCGGAAGAATCAAAAGGAATTCATCACGAGAATACAGCAGAGAATCAAAAGACCAATTACTGGCGATATTCTGCCCAAATTTATTGTATTCACCAGTTTTGTCCAAAGTTGTGGCGAAATAGTCCGGTATTTGTCTGATACCTTTGGTGCAGAGACAATCGTCAAACATCAATTTGGAGAATCACCAGACAAAGTTGAGGAAGGCTTAAATAAGTTTAAGAATAACCCAAACTGCTTTATTTTAGTATGCGATCGCTCAGGAGAAGAAGGGCTTAATCTCCAATTTGCCGATTGGTTAATTCATTTTGACCTTCCTTGGTCGCCTAATCAATTAGAGCAAAGACTTGGCAGACTTGACCGCATTGGCAGCAAAATTGGAGTCCAATCTTGTGTTTTGATTGGCCCCTATTTGGAAGATAGCCCTCACAATGCTTGGTATCAAGTATTAAAAGATGGATTTGGTATTTTCCAGCAATCAATTGCAAGTTTACAGTTTTATGTGGATGATAAGCTTGCAGAATTAGAAACAGCTTTATTTCAATCAAGTGCTGCTGGATTATTAGAGATGATTTCGCCAATTCAAGAGCAAATTGAAGCCGAAATTGCAAAAATTAGCGAACAAAATGCTCTTGATGAAATTGACGCTAACGATGAAATTGCCACCGAATATTTTCAAGACCTCGATAATTACGATGCTTGTCATCTAGAAATGAAACGAGCAATTGAAGGCTGGATTTGTGAGGCGCTGGGATTTCGAGGACTGAATAATCCCGACTCATCAGAAATGCGACGTTATCAACCATCAACGCGGACATTGGTTCCGATAAATGAGTTAAAAAATCGTTTTGCTGATAGTTATCTAGACCAATTTGGTACTTATAACCGCAGAGTTGCAAACCAGAATCCTGGTATTAAACTCTTTCGAGTTGGGGAAGGATTTGTCGAAGCACTCTGGAACTATATAAACTGGGATGACCGAGGTGAAGCCTTTGCAATGTGGCGCACTGATGCATCTTGGGATGCGAAAGAAGGAAAAGAGTGGTTCGGTTTTCAATGCAATTATGTAGTCGAGGCAAATTTAAGAGTTGCCAAGCAAGTTTTACTAGATAACAAACTCGATAGTTCTCAATTCAAAAACTTGCAACGACGTGTTGATGCTCTATTTCCGCCAATTATAGAAACTATCTATGTTGATGGTCGCAATGAGCCAATCCGCGTTGTTGAAGATAAAGCTCTCTTAAGTATTCTCCAACGTCCATATAAAGATAAAAACAGTAATCAAGGACGAGATTACAATCTGGCAAAAGAGCGCTTAGGAATTATTGACGATTTTGTTGACCCTAGTAAATGGCAAAATTTCTGCTATCAAGTACGTAATACTTCTGCGGAATTACTTTCAAATCGTCCCGATTTTCTTGACTTATGCCAAAGTTGTGCTAAGGTCGCCGATAAGAAATTAGCCAATAGAGTAGAACAATTACGCCTGCGTCTAAACCAACAAAGTTGGGATAACGCATTAGCTGAAGAATTGAAAATAGAAACTGCTTTAAATGCAGCCATTCTCCAAGGTATTCGCCAGCCTCAGATTAGGCTTGATTCTGTCGGCTTTATTGTTGTATCGGGGCGATCGCTCGTGCAATTTGAATGATATTATGTGAGGTTAAATAGCCTTAGTCAGTATACTAACCCCACCCCGTAAAAGAGGTGGGGTTTTTTACGACTTCCAAATAAAAGTATTTTTATCTAAACAGCTTGTATCTTTTATTGCCAAAAGTATTTTAATGCAGGTTTAAGAAAAGTAATGATATTTTTGACTTTACCGGAAAAATAAGTAAGTATTAACACTTGTGATACAGAAACAAAGTGATGATTGTGAAAGTCGAAGATGAAACGTTCAAATCGCCTTGCTTGGATGGGAGCGATCGCACTAGCTGCGATCGTTTTGCTTACTTTGTTAGTGGCTCCCAATAATACAAAAATTAGCACTGGCTCTACTTATAACCGCGCCTCTGATGGGTATGGTGCTTGGTATGCTTTTATGCAACAAAAAGGAATTTCTATCAAGCGTTGGCAAAAACCTTTTAGTGATATTCAGCCAGAAAATAGCCCAGTTACCTTTCTACAGGTAAGCGCCTATCCAAGGGAGACAGCATTGAATGGTCAAGAGCGGGAATGGGTAGAAAAAGGGAATACTTTGGTAATTTTGGGTGCGGGGGCGCGGGTTACAGAAGCGGAGTTTAGCACTATGCAAAAATCTCCTCAAGGTGATATCAAAATTGATACACGTAGACGGTATCAGAAAGCTAACTCCAAGCAAGTTGATTTAGGCGATCGCTTTGGTGCTGTTGTCTGGGAAAAAAGTTACAAACAGGGAAAGGTAATTTTTTCTACCACCCCTTATCTAGCCGCCAACGCTTATCAAGACTATTTAAGTAATTTCAAGTATTTAGCTAGTTTAGTAACTGAAAAAAGTAACACAGTAATTGTTGATGAATACATCCACGGCTATAAAGATGCTGATGTCAGAAAAAAAGAAAGCGAAGGTGATTTATCTAGCTTTTTTGCTAAAACTCCTTTATTTCCAATACTAATACAGTTAGGTATTCTGCTATTGGTGCTAACTTGGGCCCAGAATCGCCGCTTTGGGAAGCCAGTGGCTTTAGATGCACCAGTTACAGATAATAGCGAAGCATACATCCAAGCTTTAGCGGGAGTCTTGCAGAAAGCTGATACCACCGACTTTGTTGTCGAGATGGTGGGTAAACAAGAACAACTCCAACTACAAAAAGCCTTGGGATTAGGACAAGTACTTTTAGAACCTCAAGCCTTGATCAATTTCTGGAAAAAAAAAACAGGCATAAGTGCAGCAGAATTAGATGCAGTTTTAAAGCTACAATCCCACAAACAACCCATCAGTGAGCGAGAACTGTTAAGCTGGTTGGGCAAATGGCGAAATATTAGGAAAATTCGTAATTCGTAATTATTGTTTTGAAGCTGTGCATAATATTTCTGTGCCTGAGTACTTTTGAGTAAATTATTTATAAGTAAAAAAATGAGCGAAACTCATCCTATCTTAATTCGCCTTGGTCAAGGTCTTAATCAAGTAGTTGTTGGACAATCGAGCCTAATACAACAACTTTTAGTAGCACTACTAGCGGGTGGACACGTAATTTTAGAAGGAGTACCAGGAACTGGTAAAACTCTCCTGGTAAAAGTATTAGCACAGTTAATCCAAGGGGATTTTCGCCGAATTCAACTAACACCAGATGTCTTACCTTCAGATATTACTGGGACAAATATTTTTGACTTGAATAGCCGCAATTTTACTTTGAAAAAAGGGCCAATATTTACCGAAGTGCTGCTAGCAGACGAAATCAATCGTACTCCTCCAAAGACACAAGCGGCACTGCTGGAAGCGATGGAAGAGATGCAGGTAACATTGGATGGTGAAAGTTTGCCCTTACCAGATTTATTTTGGGTGATTGCAACCCAAAACCCTTTGGAATTTGAGGGGACTTATCCTTTACCAGAAGCGCAATTGGATAGATTTTTATTTAAGTTAGTGGTAGATTACCCAGATCAAGCTGCGGAAAAGCAAATGTTACTCAATCGTCAGGCTGGGTTTTCAGCAAGGCGTTTGGATATTAGCCGTTTGAAACCAATCGCAACAGTAGCCGACATCTTACAAGCACGACAAGCAGTTAAAGAAGTTAAAGTATCAGAAGCGATCGTTGATTATTTGTTAGCCTTGGTGAGAATATCGCGTCAATATCCCGATTTAACCTTGGGTGCATCACCTCGCGCTGCTGGTGCTTGGTTGCAGACATCTCAAGCATTAGCGTGGTTAGCTGGCAGAGATTTTGTCACACCAGATGATGTGAAAGCAGTTGCATCGCCACTGCTGCGTCATCGCCTCATTTTGAAACCAGAAGCAATGCTGGATGGTTTACAAATGGATGCGGTAATTGCGTCGGTAATTAATCAAGTACCAGTTCCAAGGTGAAAAAATTCTTGCTATATTCCAGGCTATTTGGAAAGTAGACCCAAAAGGAAGCTCAAACTAACTGCCTCCACAAGTTATAAAGTATGTGTAGATGAAACAGCGAGTATATTGAGAAAAAAATCTGTATGGCAAGCTACCAAGAAACCGTAACTAGTGACGAATCCATTAATGAGCTAATCGCCGAGACAACAGGCATTAACCATCTGGAGGTGATTGAAAATGTCATCGACTCTTTGGAACAAGATGATAGTGCGATGGTTAGCCATACTCCAGAGGGTGGCTATCTCTGGAAGTTTAAGTACGGAAGTGTAGAGGTATTTGTCCAACTCAACGGTACAACCGATGAAGACACCATAACGGTTTGGTCTGCGGTGCTAAATTTACCTGCTAAAGATGAACCCAGATTACTGCGTTATCTGTTGGAGTTGAACTGCTCCAGCACTTTTGAAGCGCGTTTTGGTATTATAGAAAACAGAGTGGTTGTGATCTCAACACGCACCTTAGCGGAGTTATCTCCCGGCGAAGTGTCTCGCCTCATCACCATTGTGGCAACAATCGCTGATAACAACGATGAAGCTTTACAATCTGAATTTGGTGCAACTTAAGGAATTTGGGATTTTAGATTGGGCTTATATTGTATTAGATGTATAGCAAGCAGGTGTGGCGACTAATTCCTTTGCTAGAGGCGGCTGGTAATGTGCAAATGGCCATTGACAACTGGTTACTAGAACAGCACCAGTCTGGAAAGCATCCCTCCACTTTGCGCTTTTATACCTGGTCGCCATCTGCCATTTCTCTTGGCTATCATCAACGACAATACCCTGAATATTGGCAAAATTTGACTTGGCAAGGGCAGAAATTGGATTTAGTGCAACGCCCTACTGGTGGACGGGCGGTATTACACCAAGGTGATTTAACTTACACTGTAGTCACATCTGGAATTACGGGTAGTCGCCTCCAGGTGTATGAAAAGATTTGTGAGTTTTTGATTCAAGGGTGGCGATCGCTTGGCGTAGAATTACATTACGGTACAGAAGGGCGAGGTTACATCCACAACCCTAACTGTTTTGGTACAGCAACCAGTGCAGATTTAGTTCTGCCAGATGGTGCCAAACTCATTGGTAGCGCTCAACTGCGACGTAGTAGGGCAATTTTGCAACATGGCTCCATTCGTTTGCAACCCGATGCTGAACTGTTTGCTCAAGTATTTGGTGCAGAATCTTTTACGACTGTACAACTACCTCAAAGCCTGAGTGTGGAAAAGATTATTGCAGATTTAATCATCGCCGCTAGTGATTGTTTTGATATGCAGATAGAGTTACAACCCCTCTCGCCCTCTGAGTGGGAAGAAATTTTGGCAAAACTATGATTCTCCTACTAAGTTATAGCGCTTCTGGGTTGAGTTAAATACAGACCTAACCCCCAGCCCCTTCCCTGCACCAGCCCCTTCCCTGCAAGGGAAGGGGAGCATGATTCAAAGCCTCTCTCCTAAAAGGAGAGAGGTCAAAGTATATTGCATACAACTGAGAACCGTTATAACTTCTGGAGATGAGTTGGAAACAGGCGGCTAAACTGACTCCACTGAAGAAGCACCGAAACGATAGCCTTTGCCGTAGACTGTGTGAATCAGTGCAGTTTCTCTACCTACCTCAATCTTACGACGCAGCAAACGAATTAATGCTGCAATCACATTACTACTAGGTTGTTCTGACTCTTGCCACAAATTTTCCATAATTTGGGCATGAGTCATTAGTTGTCCAGTGTGTTCCATAAAATATTGCAGCAACTGGCTTTCTTTTTGCGATAACTCAATGATTCGTCCTTGGCGATAGGCGACTTGATTTTCACAATCTAGTTCTAAATCAGCGACGGTTAAACGTCCGGTGGTGGTTTCATAGGTTTGGGAGCCAGAACGACGCAATAAAGCACGGACTCTAGCGAGTAACTCACGCAGTTCAAAAGGTTTAACTAAATAGTCATCAGCACCAGCATCTAAACCTTGTACGCGGTCATCGAGAGTATCTTTAGCTGTGAGAAACAGCACGGGAGTGGTTTTGCCTTGTTGTCGCAATTGCTGACAAATCTCTAACCCGGTTTTTCCTGGCAGCATCCAATCTAAAATTAGTAGGTCATAACTGCCTGCTTGTGCATATTCGCTGCCACTTGTGCCATCGAAAGCGGCATCCACAACGTAACCCTCACGAGTTAACAAGCGACTCAAGGGTTCAGTTAGTTCAACTTCATCATCAACTAATAAAATTCTCATGCTGCTGTGGTAAGCATATAGAGATATTATTCAACTGCCAGAACGCCAAGGATATTAAGAAAAAGAATGCTGACTGTTGCATTACCAAAAGGGGAACTCCTTAAAAATAGCATCCGCTTGCTACAATCTGTGGGATTAGATTTTAGCGCTTTTTTAGATTCAGGAACTCGCCAACTTCAAATTCCTGATACTAAGGGAATTGCAAAAGCTTTGTTGGTACGGGCGCAGGATGTGCCTGTTTATGTAGAATATGGTCAAGCACAACTGGGTGTTGTTGGTTACGATGTGTTGCGGGAGAAGCAGCCGCAAGTTGCCCACTTGGTAGATTTGCAGTTTGGGTATTGTCGGATGTCAGTAGCGGTAAAAGCATCAAGTTCTTACCG
This window contains:
- a CDS encoding lipoate--protein ligase family protein, coding for MYSKQVWRLIPLLEAAGNVQMAIDNWLLEQHQSGKHPSTLRFYTWSPSAISLGYHQRQYPEYWQNLTWQGQKLDLVQRPTGGRAVLHQGDLTYTVVTSGITGSRLQVYEKICEFLIQGWRSLGVELHYGTEGRGYIHNPNCFGTATSADLVLPDGAKLIGSAQLRRSRAILQHGSIRLQPDAELFAQVFGAESFTTVQLPQSLSVEKIIADLIIAASDCFDMQIELQPLSPSEWEEILAKL
- a CDS encoding MoxR family ATPase, which gives rise to MSETHPILIRLGQGLNQVVVGQSSLIQQLLVALLAGGHVILEGVPGTGKTLLVKVLAQLIQGDFRRIQLTPDVLPSDITGTNIFDLNSRNFTLKKGPIFTEVLLADEINRTPPKTQAALLEAMEEMQVTLDGESLPLPDLFWVIATQNPLEFEGTYPLPEAQLDRFLFKLVVDYPDQAAEKQMLLNRQAGFSARRLDISRLKPIATVADILQARQAVKEVKVSEAIVDYLLALVRISRQYPDLTLGASPRAAGAWLQTSQALAWLAGRDFVTPDDVKAVASPLLRHRLILKPEAMLDGLQMDAVIASVINQVPVPR
- the rppA gene encoding two-component system response regulator RppA, whose product is MRILLVDDEVELTEPLSRLLTREGYVVDAAFDGTSGSEYAQAGSYDLLILDWMLPGKTGLEICQQLRQQGKTTPVLFLTAKDTLDDRVQGLDAGADDYLVKPFELRELLARVRALLRRSGSQTYETTTGRLTVADLELDCENQVAYRQGRIIELSQKESQLLQYFMEHTGQLMTHAQIMENLWQESEQPSSNVIAALIRLLRRKIEVGRETALIHTVYGKGYRFGASSVESV
- the dpdE gene encoding protein DpdE; the encoded protein is MIKLGLLVQSQNNSLGIGKVTEISDTNANVEYFCSIGQRLQKTLPLSSLSEVRLEPQARCYIKYQTQDKWIVGRVFIWDEDTEMYQIDLPDKKTAIATEEDIYVRCNLPNTDPIETLAMKGHETPYFHDKRLAFVKSLIKQRAVSRGMTGLISANINLYPHQVEVVRRVLEDPIQRYLLADEVGLGKTIEAGAILRQFLLDEPKKGAVVLVPQYLLKQWRTELENKFYISHFGKRVAMLAVEDIHKINLKARIGCLILDEAHHIAAMATSKDATVRQRFQTCKELAHKSDRLLLLSATPVLNHEQDFLAMLHLLDPATYKIGDLAGFRAKVESRQEIGRLLLSFKEGAEPVVLKSNLQQLRNLLAEDKYFLKLADDLENCLQANSTEQDQIVQAIRTHVSDIYRLHRRMLRNRRAAVEDVIFDRNFTPKEEYDLDERSPDIHELLNQWRSVAPAEKPYQRIFLLLFLAAGTWLGILEQLITARLTGKPDAKLIQEFKEDDLRVLTTTPKFFEEEEILQSFLKIIRQPQEDGGRTENLKTVLLNQLGTYFKIPANVRKNQKEFITRIQQRIKRPITGDILPKFIVFTSFVQSCGEIVRYLSDTFGAETIVKHQFGESPDKVEEGLNKFKNNPNCFILVCDRSGEEGLNLQFADWLIHFDLPWSPNQLEQRLGRLDRIGSKIGVQSCVLIGPYLEDSPHNAWYQVLKDGFGIFQQSIASLQFYVDDKLAELETALFQSSAAGLLEMISPIQEQIEAEIAKISEQNALDEIDANDEIATEYFQDLDNYDACHLEMKRAIEGWICEALGFRGLNNPDSSEMRRYQPSTRTLVPINELKNRFADSYLDQFGTYNRRVANQNPGIKLFRVGEGFVEALWNYINWDDRGEAFAMWRTDASWDAKEGKEWFGFQCNYVVEANLRVAKQVLLDNKLDSSQFKNLQRRVDALFPPIIETIYVDGRNEPIRVVEDKALLSILQRPYKDKNSNQGRDYNLAKERLGIIDDFVDPSKWQNFCYQVRNTSAELLSNRPDFLDLCQSCAKVADKKLANRVEQLRLRLNQQSWDNALAEELKIETALNAAILQGIRQPQIRLDSVGFIVVSGRSLVQFE
- a CDS encoding YbjN domain-containing protein — encoded protein: MASYQETVTSDESINELIAETTGINHLEVIENVIDSLEQDDSAMVSHTPEGGYLWKFKYGSVEVFVQLNGTTDEDTITVWSAVLNLPAKDEPRLLRYLLELNCSSTFEARFGIIENRVVVISTRTLAELSPGEVSRLITIVATIADNNDEALQSEFGAT
- a CDS encoding DUF4350 domain-containing protein — its product is MKRSNRLAWMGAIALAAIVLLTLLVAPNNTKISTGSTYNRASDGYGAWYAFMQQKGISIKRWQKPFSDIQPENSPVTFLQVSAYPRETALNGQEREWVEKGNTLVILGAGARVTEAEFSTMQKSPQGDIKIDTRRRYQKANSKQVDLGDRFGAVVWEKSYKQGKVIFSTTPYLAANAYQDYLSNFKYLASLVTEKSNTVIVDEYIHGYKDADVRKKESEGDLSSFFAKTPLFPILIQLGILLLVLTWAQNRRFGKPVALDAPVTDNSEAYIQALAGVLQKADTTDFVVEMVGKQEQLQLQKALGLGQVLLEPQALINFWKKKTGISAAELDAVLKLQSHKQPISERELLSWLGKWRNIRKIRNS